A genome region from Perca fluviatilis chromosome 20, GENO_Pfluv_1.0, whole genome shotgun sequence includes the following:
- the LOC120549862 gene encoding myristoylated alanine-rich C-kinase substrate-like has product MGAQISKTAGKEEAAVEKPAEGAAVAAKTNGQENGHAKTNGDASPAAEEANKADVQANGSTPTEEAPKEEGEKVEVVEATGEKEPAATNGEASAKPEEGTPSSSEDGKQKKKRFSFKKPSFKLSGFSFKKTKKESEEAVEEEEGAAAEPAEGEKVASEEAAAEEAKPAEAAEEGAKEAEAEEPKAEEEVKAEEPAAVAEGAEEKPAEASPTEPETAASPEATAE; this is encoded by the exons ATGGGAGCACAAATTTCCAAAACCGCTGGAAAAGAGGAAGCTGCGGTAGAAAAGCCAGCAGAAGGTGCAGCTGTTGCAGCAAAGACAAACGGACAG gagaatggccacgccaagaccaaTGGGGATGCCTCTCCAGCTGCAGAGGAGGCCAACAAAGCTGATGTTCAGGCCAACGGCAGCACTCCCACTGAGGAGGCGCCAAAAGAAGAAGGCGAGAAAGTAGAGGTTGTTGAGGCCACTGGCGAGAAGGAGCCCGCCGCCACAAACGGAGAGGCTTCTGCCAAGCCGGAGGAAGGCACTCCATCCAGCAGTGAGGACGGCAAGCAGAAGAAGAAGCGTTTCTCCTTCAAGAAACCCTCCTTTAAGCTCAGCGGCTTCTCGTTTAAGAAGACCAAGAAAGAGTCTGAGGAGGCAgtagaggaggaagaaggagcAGCTGCAGAACCAGCCGAGGGAGAGAAGGTGGCATCAGAGGAAGCAGCCGCTGAGGAGGCCAAACCAGCTGAGGCTGCTGAGGAGGGAGCCAAGGAGGCTGAAGCTGAGGAGCCAAAGGCTGAGGAAGAGGTGAAGGCAGAAGAACCAGCAGCAGTGGCAGAAGGAGCAGAGGAGAAACCCGCTGAAGCTTCACCTACTGAACCAGAGACGGCAGCCAGTCCAGAGGCAACAGCTGAGTAA
- the col10a1a gene encoding collagen, type X, alpha 1a: MDLRVACIFLLMVALAAAHGKGYVVKKVVKAAPQYEPYSVKSHVVSVAGEPGAPGEPGPEGPAGPPGPPGEDAVGLPGAQGPPGAPGAPGRSIAGKPGSPGGPGKPGSDGAPGAKGDTGATGPQGPRGVPGSAGSPGPAGLSATGKPGPSGLPGAMGPRGESGLKGHPGVPGLPGAKGDRGVGVQGPQGETGPEGPVGAPGQPGEAGVGKPGKPGADGEPGKSGSPGRDGAQGPMGPQGPKGHTGAPGVGMPGKPGENGAPGLPGAVGPKGHQGPAGATGAPGVPGYGKPGANGEKGERGATGSPGATGTKGEQGPTGYTGATGPTGPTGPAGTQGATGFPGEPGAVGSKGDTGATGAQGPKGNKGDQGAQGFSGKQGYPGAAGPPGPRGATGPTGDKGHTGAPGTPGAPGIPGPAGPKGHPGRAGEPGASGSDGAPGPRGPAGSQGPAGAPGLKGHPGLPGPSGPAGLAAKGITGPQGPPGAPGQDGADGPMGPAGPPGPPGPPGEVVFEKGMGMGEVMVKSPMSAFTASLITPYPAAGSPIKFDQIVYNAENHYDPESGIFTCQVPGVYYFSYSIHVNGAHALVALYKNGQPVMFSYDEYSKGFLDQMSGSAVLLLDEQDTVYVQIPDDEANGVFAAENVHCSFSGFLIAST; encoded by the exons ATGGACCTACGAGTAGCATGCATCTTCCTCCTCATGGTGGCCCTGGCAGCAGCCCATGGGAAGGGGTATGTGGTGAAGAAAGTGGTGAAGGCCGCCCCTCAGTACGAGCCCTACTCTGTGAAGAGCCATG TGGTGTCAGTGGCAGGTGAGCCTGGTGCTCCAGGTGAGCCTGGCCCTGAGGGACCTGCTGGCCCTCCTGGCCCCCCAGGTGAGGATGCCGTAGGTCTGCCTGGAGCCCAAGGACCTCCTGGAGCTCCCGGAGCTCCTGGACGCTCCATTGCTGGCAAACCTGGATCCCCAGGTGGACCTGGCAAACCTGGCAGCGATGGAGCACCTGGTGCCAAGGGAGACACCGGAGCCACTGGCCCTCAGGGACCAAGGGGAGTCCCTGGATCCGCTGGAAGCCCTGGACCCGCTGGCCTCTCTGCTACTGGCAAGCCTGGACCTTCAGGTCTTCCTGGAGCAATGGGACCTAGAGGAGAGTCTGGTCTGAAAGGACATCCAGGTGTACCTGGTCTGCCAGGTGCTAAGGGTGATAGAGGGGTGGGAGTTCAAGGACCTCAGGGTGAGACAGGACCTGAAGGACCTGTGGGCGCACCTGGACAACCAGGTGAGGCTGGAGTTGGAAAGCCAGGAAAACCAGGTGCGGACGGTGAGCCAGGAAAGTCAGGCAGCCCAGGTAGGGATGGTGCCCAAGGTCCTATGGGACCACAGGGACCTAAGGGACACACTGGTGCCCCAGGTGTAGGTATGCCAGGTAAACCAGGTGAGAACGGTGCCCCAGGTCTGCCTGGTGCAGTTGGCCCTAAAGGCCATCAGGGACCTGCTGGAGCCACTGGTGCCCCTGGAGTCCCCGGATATGGAAAGCCAGGTGCAAatggagagaagggagagaggggagctACAGGTAGCCCAGGTGCTACAGGCACAAAGGGTGAGCAAGGTCCAACAGGATATACCGGTGCTACTGGCCCAACTGGCCCCACTGGTCCTGCTGGAACTCAGGGTGCAACAGGATTCCCTGGTGAGCCTGGTGCTGTTGGCTCTAAAGGTGACACAGGTGCAACTGGAGCTCAAGGACCTAAGGGAAACAAGGGAGATCAGGGAGCACAGGGTTTCTCAGGCAAGCAGGGTTATCCTGGCGCAGCTGGTCCTCCTGGGCCCAGAGGAGCAACTGGGCCCACAGGTGACAAAGGTCATACAGGCGCCCCAGGTACCCCAGGTGCCCCAGGTATTCCAGGCCCTGCTGGACCCAAAGGTCATCCTGGCCGTGCAGGTGAGCCAGGTGCTTCTGGTTCTGATGGCGCTCCAGGTCCCAGAGGACCTGCTGGGTCTCAAGGTCCCGCAGGTGCTCCCGGCCTTAAGGGACACCCAGGTCTCCCTGGTCCTTCCGGCCCTGCTGGTTTGGCTGCTAAGGGTATCACTGGACCTCAGGGTCCCCCTGGTGCGCCCGGTCAGGATGGTGCTGATGGACCGATGGGCCCAGCTGGTCCCCCTGGTCCCCCTGGCCCTCCTGGTGAGGTTGTGTTTGAGAAAGGCATGGGAATGGGTGAGGTTATGGTCAAGTCCCCCATGTCTGCTTtcactgcatctctgatcaCCCCCTACCCTGCTGCTGGCAGCCCCATTAAGTTTGACCAGATAGTGTACAATGCTGAGAATCACTACGACCCTGAATCTGGCATTTTCACTTGCCAGGTTCCTGGAGTTTACTATTTCTCCTACAGCATCCATGTTAATGGAGCTCATGCCCTGGTGGCTCTGTACAAGAACGGCCAGCCTGTGATGTTCAGTTATGATGAGTATAGCAAGGGCTTCTTGGACCAGATGTCCGGTAGTGCTGTCCTCTTGCTCGATGAGCAGGACACAGTCTACGTCCAGATCCCCGACGATGAGGCCAATGGTGTCTTTGCCGCTGAGAATGTCCACTGCTCTTTCTCTGGGTTCCTCATTGCTTCAACGTGA